DNA sequence from the Vicia villosa cultivar HV-30 ecotype Madison, WI linkage group LG3, Vvil1.0, whole genome shotgun sequence genome:
ACCCTATCACTAGGGTTTCGTTTCCATGGCTGATTCTGAGTACCGATGCTTTGTTGGTGGACTCGCCTGGGCCACCGACAACGACGCTCTCGACAAAGCGTTTTCCACCTTTGGCGAAATCGTCGAATCGAAGGTCCGTTTGTTGCTGGATCGGATCTGACACCAACCGGATTTGGAATTTCTCGATCCCGTTTGATCTGATCTGTTCTGTTACTGTTACTCTCTGATCTGTTTTCCGTTACTTGAACTATGATACTTGTTACTATAATGATTCTTTTGTTATTCTAATCGGTACGTTCATCTTCATCTTTGATTCAAAGGCGAAGATCGATCGGTTACTATTATGTTTTTATGTTATCTATTTGATGTTGTGAATTTGAGTTAGATCTGATgcgatttttgtttttttgttgttgtttaggttATCCTTGATCGTGAAACTGGAAGATCGAGAGGATTTGGATTTGTGACGTTTGCATCGGAGCAGTCGATGAAAGATGCTATTGAAGGGATGAACGGCCAGGATCTAGATGGACGTAACATTACTGTGAACGAGGCGCAAAGCCGTGGCAGTGGTGGTGGCGGTGGAGGTGGATACCGTGGAGGAGGTGGTGGAGGATATGGAGGTGGTGGTTATGGAGGAGGTGGTGGTTATAACCGTGGTGGAGGAGGTGGTGGTTACGGAGGAGGAGGTGGACGTCGTGATGGAGGAGGTGGCGGATATGGTGGAGGAGGTGGTTATGGAGGTGGTGGTGGCGGATATGGTGGAGGAGGTGGACGGGACCGTGGTTATGGAGATGGTGGATCTCGGTATTCAagaggaggtggtggtggtggttctGAAGGAGACTGGAGGAGTTAAAGTTGCGTTGATTTAGATTTTTAGTGATTGAAATTGAAGATCTGTTCTATCTGTTATGTCTTATTGGTTATTGTAAGCGTTTTGATTTGGAATGTCGTTTGTGATTTTGAATATCTCTGTTATGCTTTGGTAATTCATGTTTTTGACCTCTGTATGTGTAATATTTGTTCGTGGAAGAATATTTGTTCGTGAAAGAATAGTTGTCAGAAATTATGATCAAcagatagaaaaatatttaatattgcaCTTAAAAGTATGAAGTAGTGCTGAATAATAATGTTGAGGTTAAAGATAGGACACTCCACCTATTGAGATTCATCAACGCATAAcctttttaaatataaaagtggcatttaaatataaatatatgattTGGCCCTTAATATGGTCGTGAATTTAACATAGTTGTAattggttgatagtgtaaaattaaatataattgtgTGATTTGTTATTTAACATGGTCGTGATCTtaacatggttgtgattggtttatAGTGTCTTAACATAGTTATGATTTTTTACAgtgtatatttgtttatttttatttatttttaatcaaagattGGATGTGATCGCTGGATCCATCTCTCACAAAGACAAGAACAACCAACTTTAAAGGACTAGTCCACCCTCTGTAAACTATACCATTGATAATTTTCCCATTTATATCCTTATTATCTACAATATGGCCAAAACATTGATAATTTTCTCATTTATATCCCTATTATCTACAATATGGCCAAAACAAATCTCATAATATGCTTTCCAGCCTTTACCCCGATAATGCAGCAGCAGCCAATTCAACTCATAAGTCCATGGTGAACTGCAGCATATTATAAATCTTCCTGCCATTAAatttcttgtcttgtaacatAGCTATCCACAAAGTTTGCACTAGATCCCTTTGCTGCAAGATAGCTTTAAACACCCATGTATCAGAGGGCTTAATAGCTCTATTCATCACAATATCATGCTTGAGGTAATAAGCATGGATCCAACGCATCCATAGGCTATTCATCTTGGCGTTGATATTCCACAGTAACTTGAGTAAGAAGATGCGATTCCACATCTCCATCTCCACAATACTGAGGTCGCCTTTAGTCTTTGGCTTACAAATCTTCTCCCAAGCGACTGGACTCTTCCGGCTAGTGGTGCTACTACCTGTCCAAAGAAAAGTTCTACACAAAGTATCCACTCTTTTCAAAACAGCTTTAGGAAACATAAAACATTGCATCCAGTAAGAAAATATAGCATTCAACACACTTTTAATGAGCTGCAATCTTCCAGCATTGCTAAGGAGCCTTGCACTCCAATGGTTTATCCTGCTCAGCAATTTGTCCACAAGAGGCATATAATGGTTCATATTCAGACTTTTACTAGTAATTGGCACCCCTAAATACCTAAAAGGAAGAGAAACTTCCTTATAGGAAGTCATTTGGAGAACGACAGCTTTAATCTGGATAGGAACTCCGCCAAAGTAAATTCTACTTTTGGAGGGATTGACTTTCAAACCCGTGGAATCAAGGAAGATGTGAAGAGTTTGTTGCATCAGCTCAACAGACCCCTATCAAAAAGCAGTAAATCATCAGCAAATGTGAGGTTATTTATCTGAAGTCTCTCACATTTTGAATGGTGATTAAAGTTGGGATTTTCCTGCATTTGAACTAGCAGCCTGTTTAGATATTCCATGGTGATAACAAATAGAAGAGGGGACAAGGGATCCCCTTGTCTGATACCCCTTCTAGCTTCCATTCTATCAGTGTAAGCCCCATTAATCTTGAATCTATATGAAACTGTGGTCACAATTGTCATAATCCAACTCACAAACTGTCTAGGCAAGCCAACCTCCTGCAAAATACTTTTAAGAGACCCCTAATCCACCATATCATAAGCTTTTTGGAGATCAAGTTAGATCATACAACGAGGAGTGCCATTCTTCCTATTGTAGCCCTTGAGTAACTCAACTTCCAAAAAAATATGGTTATGGATTTTCTGCCCAGGGACAAAGGCTGCTTGAGATTTTCTAATAATGGTGCCCAAAACACCTCCAAGTCTGGTTGTGAGAATTTTAGAAATCACTTTGTAGAATGTGGAACAACCAGCAATAGGTCTAAATTCTTTAATTGTTTTGGCTGCACTGTGTTTAGGAATCAAGGTTACCACAGTCTCATTGAAAGCTCTAAGCATCACATTCTTACCAAAGAATTCCTCCACTGCTGCTATCAGATCATGTTCAATAAGCTTCCAGCTAGTTTTGAAGAATTTGGCTCCATAGCCATCTACACCAGGGCTTTTGAGATCACCAATACCTCTAAGAGCCTTCTTGATTTCCTCAACAGTGTCTGGAGCAATGAGACTGGCTCTTTGGGTCATTGACAGCTGGGGGCCTTTTCTCATAGCAGTGATATCAATCACCTTAATGTTGTTCTCCTCAGTGCCCATCAGATTCTTATAGTACTCACACACCTCTTGAACAATATCTTCAAGCTGAATGATAGGGGTACCATCTTCCTTGTAAATAATGTTGAGATTGGTGTTTTGATGCTTTGCTTTGAGGGAAGCATGGAAATAGGCAGAATTGAAATCACCCTATCTCAACCAATCTATTTTTGCTTTTTGTCTCAAAATCTGAACATTCAACTCATGCCAATGAATAAGAGTCTCAGTATACACTTTTACCTTCTCTATCTTGTCAATGTTCATTCTATCAACAATAAGATTCTCCTGTGCCTGCAACAAATCAGTTCTGGCCTGAGCAATAGACCCAGCGATATAAGAGAGTTGCTTACTCAACCTAATTAAAGGGGCCTGTAGTCTCAACAATTTATACCAGAGTTTAGCCATAAGTCTTCCCTGAATAGGTTTATTCCAGCTGGTGGTGACAGCAGCATGGTAACCCTCCACATGGACTATACTATTGGTAAAAGTGAAGTGAGTCTTGTGTCTAATGTGGGTGGTATGATCTTTCAAGCATAAAAGACTGTGGTCAGAAACACTTGGGGGCAGAATATCAAGAGACACATCAATGTTTGTCTGAAGCCAATCAATGTTACCAAGGACATGATCAATCCATGAATATATAGTACCAACAACGTGCTTGTTAGTCAAAGTAAAATAATCTCCTGTGTTGTCTTTCTCATAGAGCCATGCAGTATTCATCAGAAACTAAAGATCAATATATTCACTCTCAATCACAATGCTACGTCCAACTCTATCCATGGATTTGGTCACATTATTGAAATCCCCAACGAGGAACCAAGGTCCCTGCTAGCCATTATGAAGATTCTCTAAATCCTTCCATAAAATTCTCCTTTGGTCAATATGATTTAAGGCATAAATAGCAGTCATCCAGTTTTGGAAATTTCCATTAATGTCATACATTCCACAATGGATCATTTGTGAGATGCTTTTCTCAATCCTAACATCAATACTCTTGTCATCCCACACTATCCAAATTCTCCCATTAGCATGGTCATGATAGTTATCCAGGAATCAACCCCTCAAGTGAAGTTGTTCCCTGATCTTATTAGATTTGTCATGCTTAACTCTAGTTTCAAGCAAAATAGCAATAGTAGGGTGAAGTTGAAGGAGACGGGAGCTAATCTCCCTAAGCTTTCCCATTTTATTTAACCCCCTAACATTCCAAGCCACAACCATTGACCATTATCTTCGGGCAGTAGAGTATCATTCACAATCTCTATTGCCTGAAATACATTCTCACATTGAATACTTCTTGGTGTTGTTGCCAAAGGTTAAGTACCCTTACCTCTTTTGGTTCTGCTAATGGTGTGCCAATCATATgctaattgttttgtttttttattttgaaagaaagatgactttttcttttcttaccCGATAGtgattttttgtttaaaaagtaattttttatttattatgatattaataTTATGACCTATTTTCCTCTcagaatttataaaaaaaaattaactgtGTTGTAAATATGTAAAGAAAACAATTAGTTGTGTtgtaaatatgtaaaaaaaaaatagttgtgTTGTAAATATGTAAAATGTGTACCCACAATTTCTCTGTAAAACAAAAATgtataaatatgaaaattttgaataatatttaGGCTCTTTTTGGTAACACCAGAAAAAGAGCTTTTAGTTTTTTAGCTCATGCTAACAAAAAAACTCTATTTGATAACTGTCATTTAACATTTAGTTTGTAGCTTTTTTATTAGCTTTTAGTTTTTTAGCTCATGTTAACAAAAAAACTCTGTTTGATAACTGTCATTTAACatttagcttgtagcttttttattagcttttagttttttttcaaaagttatTTAAAGTAGCTTTTAAGCTTGTAGTTTTTAGCTAGtgactttttatttcatttatatccttattattttaccaaaaatatagagcaaaaaaaaaaaaagagaaggaaacataatctccatcatttattttaaaatctaatggttctgattcattctttatattttcatataaaaatgtcattctcatatgatacatcatatatatatatatatatatatatatatatatatatatatatatatatatatatatatatatatatatatatatatggagcatatcaagtgagagcatttttaaatgagagatgagatgaagaaatatcaatcattggattcatcaagagagagaaattaatagcctcattaataTATTTAATCTACTTTACAAttttgtgttgattgttgtcttagatttttgctctatgttCAGGGTTTGAGTTGTTATAGATATATACTGCTcaaatctttatctaggatgattatctgttagtttctggattctAGCAAGGTTTGTGATGAATTGTTTCCAGCGAAGCACACCAGAAGCAGCATGacaacaaacaacaaaatatagcactgtttcgaccataacttgagaaccgtaactccaatTTGCGCagggttcgaagcgttggaaagcttattcaatgatcTTTCTAACAATtacaaaatatcaaccaaatagatggttttttattcttaaattctgAGCCTTATTCGTTGACGAGTTGGTTCTGTTGCTTAAAATTgtgcgtttgaagccgtgtcttcgacactttattgctcatgctccaaatacgcatcaatacctacaaaatgaatagaaaactaccaaacggtacataaatgaatcaaaaattcGATTaaacacaaagtatacgtatttatgtaatatacactaaaacccgtataaattgaggaaaaagagaagataagtggcgcaaaaactatatacaaaaataactacaatttggaacTTATCAGAATGGTATAAAAGCTCAAATTAGTTTGATATCATCTTGTTGCAAAATTGCGGTTCGGTTCGTGGTGAGCCTGTGTTAAACCTCGATTATGTTTAGAGGATAATCAGTTATAGACTCCACCTTGGTTCGAGATGAGTCCATAAACAATCTTGGTTTAGCTTGGAGACTAACCACTCAAAGATTTGTTTGTTGTTTGGGATGAAGACTAACATCTTCATTTCACTCTTCGCtatttgattggaaataaacctaaaacttcatttttttccttgtataagggggttcgtgagCTTAACCTTCTAAAAACTCATAGACATTATTGAAAATTCTTAAGATCAATTTTTCAGAAGAGGAGTAGGTCACAAATTTTAGACCAAACCTTTATAAATTCCTGGTGTCGTTCTCTCCTCCCTTATCTCTTTACTTTCTGCATGTTTTCTTTACtcttattttccgctgcatatcCAAacgttttattgaatttttttaaattctgTTTTAGAAAACAAATTTGTCTTAAACTAAGTAGTATTTTTCAAACTCCCATAATTCACCtcctcttgtgtgtgaagtcacatgtttaacaagtggcatcagagcCTAACTCATATTTAATGACTAATCTTTAAATAGTAGCAAGTGATGTAAAAGTAAGAGTATCGATCTcgttgggtgagaatatggagtaagaaaataattcagaggTGGTGAATAGACTTAAAACAAAATTCAACCGATTTTCCAAAACTGGATTGTTGGAGGTTTCCAGAGGTTTCTTGCGGAATACTTAGAGCGAAAATATGAGAATTATACTCTAATAAAAATTATATCACGTGAACACTTAATCACTTCATAAATATCAAACATGATCTAATGATGATACACAAAGATATTCAATTGATTCAGTTGTATACTTCACGAGATGTGTTTATACAATGGTTCAATTTGATGAATTCTAAAATCAACAAGTTTCTCAGATTTTAGTCTTCCTTAAAATTCAATTAGATAccaatttcaaaaaaaacttaACCTTAAATAATAAATCGCTATCAATTGAATAAATGATAAACTACTCTAAGAATTAACAACTTAAGCATGCAATATCCTACGAAAATTAAATGTGAGAGTAAAAGAGATAGAGAAGACACTGAGATTTATAGTGCTTCGATGTTCGTCCTCGCTTTTCCGACGTGTACTCTTCAATGGTTTCCTATTGGAACCTACATATCtccttttttattttgacaaatattgcAAGAGTTCATACAATCACTAATCCACAATAATGCTGAAGAAAATAAATCTTCTATctggatcttgacttgtatacaaCTTAATGCCAAACTCTTATATGTAATCTTTACTTGATTAATGATaagtgtaacaccctaatttaccccgacaaattataataaaatcagagtgataGAATTCCATTCAAAACAATCCATCACAAACCAGGATGGCACATTTCTTCACAACACAAACATTTactcaaaattaataatatatacataACACAATAAGCCGGATGAACGGATCAAAACAATGTAATCTCCGAAAAATCTTTTATTTCATAGTAGaaagtattcataaatcaattTAAAACCAATCGACAACTTAGTTCAACATTTGTCAACATCATTATTCATAAAAACTTcaacaaatcaaattaaatccaaCAAAGAAAACAAATAGCGTTCATCCACtctagtgttacgtatcagagcaacggcGCCGACTCGAACCGCTGAAGGTAAAAATCCTTCACTTCTACTCACCTGCATGTTACCagcataggggtaacattcaaacagaaggggtggaATATCATAACAATATGAAGAAGCGTATGATAACATATATATGAAGAATAAAGTCATACATATTTCACCAACTTCACAAAAACATCATTATCACCCATCATCAAGTAAGGTACAAGTAATTCACAACAACCAACTCATCATCACATTATTAGTCATACAGTGCAatcattcaacaacaacaactccttaTTACATCATTAGTTATAAAATGCAACGAGACCAACATAGACACAAATGCCTGTGGtaccaacaaggcataagccctcaacataatgccaataaatagaggcagcagcaaggcataagccttcaatgatatgccaacataggggtaacattcaaacagaagtgGTGgaatatcataacaatataaataAGCGTATGATAACAAATATATGAAGAATAAAGTCATACATATTTCACCAACTTGACAAAAACATCATTATCACCCATCATCAAGTAAGGTACAAGTATTTCACAACAACCAACTCATCATCACACTATTAGTCATACAGTGCAATCATTCAACAACAACTCATTATTACATCTTTAGTTATAAAATGCAACAAGACCAACATAGACACAAATGCCTGTGGTaccaacagggcataagccctcaacataatgccaataaatagaggcagcagcaaggcataagccttcaacgatacgccaatccaggccaacaatagagcataagccctcaacaataCAATGTATGCGACTTCGACATGCAACAATGCAATTATACaatcacaaggcataagccttcaacaacgcCAAAATAGGCCATTACCTCATCCTCATCGCAAAGCCACAACAAACATTCATAAATAGCAGTTAGCAAACAAGGTTAGAATATATTTCTCAAGTAATCAAACATTCCAATGCATAAACATGAAAAAGTCAAGTAATCGGTTTTCATCAAAACTTGGCTCAAAATTCATTCAAATGACTCTAGTAAATTCtgaaaaattcactaaaattcaTGATAAATCACTCTTGTATAAGACCCAATTCATGTTTAGAAAATATAAACTTTTTATACCAGAGCTCGCTAAGCGTCCTTGGCTCGCTAAGTAGACCTGCGATTATGCAAAAAAACTGCTACGCCCAACTACTGCCACAACCACTAATTCCATAAAAGTCCACCTTAAACAAACCAATTTTATGAAAGAATTGTATATTCATGTTTCTCTATTCATATAACATGTACTGGAATCATAAAAACGCTATTCTACAACGTCACTTTCGATACTGAATTTACGGTCAAAACCCGTAATTTCCCGATAACCAATAAGAAGACCAAATTTCATACAAAATAAGCCATACAACGCACATACAACACATAGAAACaagaatcatcatcaaacatgtaacaccccatttctacccggcaattataatgcggaaaatatcagagtatttaaaaatttctggACAAACAAATGAGGCATCACATATTCATTTAGCAATAAATCACATCATCGCATTTAgaggatacatagcactttctttaatcaatcaacaaatactcaacatataatacttttcaaaacagaataacttctttcattagaacatggtggaatcatagttctcaatctttaaatcaataacatcttattcagctaagataaaacaataaacaacaacatcataacatcataaatcgttcccccgagtgctacgtatcagagcgacaaccgactcgattaacgtcaactaaatcttcatacttgaatacctgcacgttaccaatataaaggcaacggcgaacaagagaaaagggtgagatatcaaatcatataagtgagcgtatgataaattgtatattaggattcaaacatatatagttatcacatctccagtattaatattgccatacactttatactttcactaactcacaaatctcacatacttctcatgcatcataagtcacactacttcacattcgcatcaattatatataaacatatcagtcattcacttgcaagtcaaatcatgatacatcacgagtataaatcacaattttaGTCTCAAACATCACAACTTATAAGTCACTCATCTAGtcataaaacatcacatatacatttaattacaaaacatcacatatacggctaatcacaaaacatcacatataagtcacaccagacatattcaattaatcgcattcacaaatatTGACATCATCatattattcataaaatcatcaattcgcATTTTCACATACTTctatcatttaacaagtcacaataTACAATCACGATATTGTCataaaacgtcacaactatgaatcacataagacacatgagacatgactcatgtatatgcatgtggtatcaatcGGAGCTTcaacccccgtcaccaattgcccgaatctgaggcataaggcataagccttcgtcactaatttgccaatccaggccgtcacagagtatgcatatgaaatgtgactcgacaaaaagacatacacaacatactcatcacaatcacacatcatcactaggcatacacccacgtcacttataattaccaattattagaggtaattcaacgtcacaattaatcattcatcttcacttagtcacaaaattatcatcacaaatatatacaacatcacatattatcaatcatcacaaacatcgtcatgtttcgacacatcttCACAATTATACCACTTCTCATATAAACAAGATAATCACAATTATCACCATGTTCGGCACGTCATCACCAATCAACACATTAAGTCAATTCACATTAGCCTCATAATTCTATATGAATTAGTCTTttaattaactcactaatccactatcaactaaccaaaattattcacctaataCTCTCTAATTAATCGGATACATCAcgcgtcactaccggttatctaatttcctgttaaatccttaatattcacgactttacggattttcgggttatactcccaagtcacAAAACATCGCTCAACCGGTTAATTaagatacaattctattctttgccggttattcgattcgttcgATTAAATTCTCGAGATATCGCAATTTACCGATAAActgaatagttaatctaagttcaagtttattccaattaaataggcttattaaaaattaattcaaccattaatttaatcgaccgattaatatcacaatttcgacaaaacaACACCACTACGTTAACGTACTAATTAAGCTTaactaccacgtcaattttcatcaaattccggacaactaaatataccgcttaattcggctatttcgatcaaacgggataGTTTAGAATACAATGATTCTATAATTCCTATTATTTCATAAATACATTATCTATTATTTAACACCAGTATACACATCATATGGCTTCATTTCAATTTTACATGCCATTATTGTTTAAGTAACAGAACATGAAAACAACAAAAGAGCATCAATGCCGACTATCAGAGTACACCATCAGTGCCGGCTGTCAATTTACAAGTAGCCTACACTTCATTTTCCATTAAAAATGCATTTAGATACATTTTATGTCACACATTTAAATATCAAATTGAGAGATTATTTGTTATATTAGTCTTAGCAATTATTTTCAGTACGATGAAAATTCATATGGGCAGTCTACATGTGGTTTCCTTGTTGTGATTAATTATACTAACTAGCTAATTATCTAATAACATAACATGTGTATCCTTGTTAATCTCATTCAGAAATGTCTTGCCATTCGTCAAAAGACACATCAATATTTACGGTTCCAGCAATTTAACAATTAACAGACAACAACACTTTCAGTTTCATGGTACTCATGGTAGATGCATAATTTCCACCAACAATCAATACAAAGCAAGGCCGTCACAattttttggaggccctgtgtagaCTAATCATGGTTCAACTATGACAAAATAATTAGAGGCCCTATTTAACTCCATTTTAATAGTGACAACAATTTATGAGGCACTATTTAGTAATAGCTTAACTGtaaaaaatttgaggccctgtgcggtagcccactttgcacgccctcaaagacggccctgataCAAAGTAATGCAATAACataaatccctaatccccaacatacaaggtttcataagccccattataggaaaagaaccccacccttaccttattaaTGGAatcaactcaatgggtctccaatttgACACCATAGATGGAAGTTTCTaagctttgttcatcttctccaagacttgcctcCTTCTCTTCACAACTTGATTTTCCCCAAATGAC
Encoded proteins:
- the LOC131660380 gene encoding glycine-rich RNA-binding, abscisic acid-inducible protein-like yields the protein MADSEYRCFVGGLAWATDNDALDKAFSTFGEIVESKVILDRETGRSRGFGFVTFASEQSMKDAIEGMNGQDLDGRNITVNEAQSRGSGGGGGGGYRGGGGGGYGGGGYGGGGGYNRGGGGGGYGGGGGRRDGGGGGYGGGGGYGGGGGGYGGGGGRDRGYGDGGSRYSRGGGGGGSEGDWRS